A portion of the Zingiber officinale cultivar Zhangliang unplaced genomic scaffold, Zo_v1.1 ctg230, whole genome shotgun sequence genome contains these proteins:
- the LOC122037024 gene encoding calcium-dependent protein kinase 13-like, whose translation MVYGCLYCAKSYQKTLATLNFAGERFFEIVGSPYYMAPEVLKRNYGPEIDIWSAGVILYILLCGVPPFWAETEQGVAQAILRGVIDFKREPWPSISDSAKNLVRLMLEPDPKLRLTTKQGSLS comes from the exons ATGGTGTATGGCTGCTTGTACTGCGCGAAGTCCTACCAGAAGACCCTCGCCACTTTGAACTTCGCAG GTGAAAGATTTTTTGAGATAGTTGGAAGCCCTTATTACATGGCTCCAGAAGTTTTAAAACGTAATTATGGACCAGAAATTGATATATGGAGTGCTGGAGTTATACTCTATATCTTACTGTGTGGAGTTCCACCATTTTGGGCTG AAACTGAACAGGGAGTTGCTCAAGCAATTCTTAGGGGCGTAATAGATTTCAAACGGGAACCATGGCCTAGTATTTCTGACAGTGCTAAAAATTTAGTTCGGCTGATGTTGGAACCTGATCCCAAGCTTCGGTTAACTACAAAGCAAGGCAGTCTTTCATGA
- the LOC122037030 gene encoding sec1 family domain-containing protein MIP3-like produces MASADLIRTCRDSILQISDKLADSILYLDAGCLEAFQFIGAFKVLLELGVHSICSLENASPLDAIVSWNSMFVGPAKKVVIITSRLLSDAHRYILRCLGTHRTVLQCIIYTSISEIAHSVHVDSPLGSDAFHEYETLLVQDYEELLKKSDKKRLQQERDSEKLTGSIYEKNLASEDDGCRKLPSCENDRTVYDDNSINFTGRVEFSAKLFVSVDHFPMIFCPLSPRVFILPSEGTVAEACLSTNYENSISPGLPSLSAGSSSDGDDVPPGATLTANFLYHLLEKMDLKMEIFSLGDTSKIVGKMMMDMSSLYDVGRRNKRSAGLLLIDRTIDLLTPCCHGDSFLDRLLSSLPRRERILSSLPALSSQAPKIDAHIKVQRAPLDIRVPFGAIFGKNESVLNLSEGMTAFASGWSSGAIESKSDDHTDKFTTDAVQHEVDLLGGSFLSNNSGTNYLETLLDRRAKDGAILVKKWLLETLRHEKLNLSLKGRSGSFSASELHTMLEKFAQNQMSLIRNKGIIQLALAAEIVLGEPRSSHWEAFVNAEKILAVTSQDTSQSLSSQIRDFINTSILLRSNEQDKRIGPSHNVLSFQDALLLSMIGYILAGESFPTSASTGPYSWEEEHSLKEAVVDAIMENPSSAKLHFLHGLSNEFAAKLDKEKDDFSKSSELDDFDDQWGNWDDEDTDNQNAQAYDDMQLKLELRDRVDQLFKFFNKLSSLRQRNSTLREGLAAYSRYGSDMETQKSLLYKLLTTLLAKYDVPGLVYHSSAVGRFLKSGFGRFGLGQAKPSFGDQSVLFIFVVGGMNSLEVREAMEAIAEYGRSGIELIVGGTTLLTPNDMFDLLLGSSSYF; encoded by the exons ATGGCCTCCGCCGATCTCATCAGAACTTGCAGAGACTCCATTCTCCAG ATTTCAGATAAGCTTGCAGATTCCATTCTTTATCTTGATGCGGGTTGTTTGGAAGCCTTCCAGTTCATTGGAGCATTCAAAGTTCTATTGGAGCTTGGAGTGCACAGCATTTGCAGCTTGGAAAATGCATCTCCACTTGATGCT ATTGTGAGCTGGAACTCAATGTTTGTGGGTCCTGCAAAGAAGGTTGTAATTATTACCTCAAGACTCCTAAGTGATGCGCACCGATATATATTACGTTGCTTGGGCACCCATCGAACTGTTCTCCAATGTATTATTTATACTTCAATCTCAGAG ATTGCTCATTCAGTACATGTTGATTCACCCCTTGGATCTGATGCCTTTCATGAATATGAAACATTGCTTGTTCAAGACTATGAAGAACTCTTGAAAAAGTCTGACAAGAAAAGGCTCCAACAAGAGAGGGACTCAGAAAAGCTAACAGGATCTATTTATGAGAAAAATCTAGCTTCTGAAGATGATGGTTGCAGGAAGCTTCCTTCCTGTGAAAATGATCGAACTGTATATGATGATAATTCAATCAATTTTACAGGAAGAGTAGAATTCTCTGCAAAGTTGTTTGTTTCTGTTGATCACTTCCCAATGATCTTTTGTCCTCTCTCCCCACGAGTCTTCATTTTGCCTTCGGAAGGAACAGTTGCAGAAGCATGCTTGTCAACTAACTATGAAAATTCTATTAGTCCTGGACTTCCCTCTCTTTCGGCTGGATCATCTTCTGATGGTGATGATGTGCCTCCTGGTGCAACACTCACGGCTAATTTCCTCTATCATCTTCTAGAAAAG ATGGATTTGAAGATGGAAATATTTTCTTTAGGAGATACATCAAAGATAGTTGGCAAGATGATGATGGACATGTCAAGTTTATATGATGTTGGAAGGCGTAATAAAAGATCAGCTGGTTTGCTGCTTATTGACCGCACCATTGATCTTCTTACACCTTGCTGCCATGGTGACTCTTTTCTTGATCGATTGTTATCCTCCTTGCCACGTAGAGAGAGAATCTTGTCTTCTTTACCTGCATTGTCATCACAAGCACCAAAAATAGATGCCCATATCAAAGTTCAACGTGCACCACTCGATATAAGGGTCCCATTTGGAGCTATTTTTGGAAAAAATGAATCTGTATTGAACCTTTCCGAAGGAATGACTGCTTTTGCATCTGGTTGGAGCTCTGGTGCAATTGAGTCAAAGTCTGATGATCACACTGACAAATTTACCACTGATGCTGTACAGCATGAAGTTGATTTGCTAGGTGGATCATTTTTATCTAATAATTCAGGAACAAACTATCTTGAAACCTTGCTTGATAGAAGAGCTAAAGATGGGGCAATTTTAGTTAAGAAATGGCTTTTGGAAACTCTGCGGCATGAGAAGTTAAACCTTTCCCTGAAAGGTCGATCTGGATCCTTTTCTGCTTCAGAGCTTCATACTATGCTTGAAAAATTCGCTCAAAATCAGATGTCTTTAATTCGAAATAAGGGCATCATTCAATTAGCATTAGCAGCTGAAATAGTCCTAGGCGAGCCTCGTAGTTCTCACTGGGAAGCATTTGTCAATGCTGAGAAGATACTGGCTGTAACTTCTCAAGACACCAGTCAAAGCCTTTCAAGCCAAATCCGTGATTTCATCAATACGAGTATCTTATTAAGATCTAATGAACAGGATAAAAGGATTGGACCATCACATAATGTTCTCTCTTTTCAAGATGCATTGCTTCTGTCAATGATAGGGTATATTCTTGCTGGGGAAAGCTTTCCAACAAGCGCATCTACTGGACCTTATTCATGGGAAGAAGAACATTCGCTGAAAGAAGCTGTAGTGGATGCAATTATGGAAAATCCATCTTCTGCAAAGCTTCATTTCCTACATGGATTATCTAATGAATTTGCTGCCAAGTTGGACAAGGAGAAGGATGATTTTTCCAAGTCATCAGAACTAGATGACTTTGATGATCAATGGGGTAATTGGGATGATGAAGATACAGATAATCAAAATGCACAAGCATATGATGACATGCAGCTTAAATTAGAGTTACGAGATAGAGTAGATCAACTCTTTAAATTCTTTAACAAATTGTCTAGTTTGAGGCAAAGAAACTCAACTCTCCGAGAAGGGTTGGCTGCTTATAGTAGATATGGAAGTGACATGGAAACTCAGAAGAGCTTACTTTATAAGCTTCTAACCACTTTATTAGCAAAGTATGATGTTCCTGGACTTGTGTACCATTCATCAGCAGTAGGACGGTTTTTGAAGAGCGGATTTGGTAGGTTTGGGCTTGGACAG gCTAAACCAAGTTTTGGAGATCAAAGTGTTCTTTTCATTTTTGTCGTGGGGGGCATGAATAGTCTTGAG GTTCGGGAGGCTATGGAAGCAATTGCAGAATACGGTAGATCTGGCATAGAATTGATTGTTGGTGGAACAACTTTGCTGACACCCAATGACATGTTTGATTTGCTCTTGGGCTCATCCAGCTACTTTTGA
- the LOC122037022 gene encoding uncharacterized protein LOC122037022 isoform X1 codes for MTDDQNAQLPSSPTPRTTSFIIKVLICPQSMSNWSSMSKMQMDNGSSWGPLRSLFSYRYRQELKRKSNNKKKNWKKIGCSGSLCRMRDSSSVISPAAVVKSSEANNKLASDSSCNSSSRSLKAPSDGITGAISTSFSSNSSSSVTASSSSASSSLEGSFGAMHLRGVSGCYECRDIFMTPDDLELHQIQKHAVSEMGVQDSSRKIIELIFLSSWLKKQAPIPNIERVLKVQNTPTTTSRFEAYRDFIRDKANKPPLKHSRCIADGNELLRFYCTSVGCSVGLHGAPTLCQSASLCSLCGILRDGFKVDELGKTQTMATSFGAHGACTHQVPSNGGMRAMLVSRVIAGRVKQSQSDDDGGEYDSVSSSDELSVFSPSAILPCFVVLYRGV; via the exons ATGACTGATGACCAAAATGCACAACTTCCTAGTTCTCCTACTCCAAGGACCACAAG CTTCATTATTAAAGTATTGATATGCCCACAGT CAATGAGCAACTGGAGCAGCATGAGCAAGATGCAAATGGACAATGGATCTTCCTGGGGACCTCTGAGAAGCTTATTCTCATATCGATATCGGCAAGAGCTGAAAAGGAAGAGCAATAACAAGAAGAAGAACTGGAAGAAGATTGGATGCTCGGGGTCTCTATGTAGGATGAGAGACAGTTCTAGTGTCATAAGCCCAGCAGCAGTAGTAAAGAGTTCTGAAGCTAACAACAAATTGGCCTCAGACAGCAGTTGTAATAGTTCAAGCAGATCCTTGAAAGCCCCCTCTGATGGCATCACTGGAGCAATCTCAACCTCTTTTTCTTCAAACTCATCCTCTTCTGTCACTGCTTCCTCGTCCTCAGCATCCTCCTCTTTAGAAGGATCTTTTGGAGCAATGCATTTGAGGGGGGTTTCAGGGTGCTACGAGTGCAGGGACATTTTTATGACTCCTGATGATCTTGAGCTTCACCAGATACAAAAGCACGCAG TGTCTGAAATGGGCGTTCAAGACTCGAGCAGAAAAATAATTGAACTGATATTCCTTTCAAGCTGGCTCAAGAAGCAAGCTCCAATCCCCAACATAGAGAGAGTGCTCAAGGTCCAAAACACCCCCACCACCACATCGAGGTTCGAGGCCTACAGAGACTTCATCAGGGACAAGGCTAACAAGCCTCCATTGAAGCACTCGAGGTGCATTGCCGATGGCAATGAACTCCTACGCTTCTACTGCACCAGTGTTGGCTGCTCTGTCGGCCTTCATGGCGCCCCGACCCTCTGCCAATCAGCCTCACTCTGCAGTCTCTGTGGCATTCTACGCGATGGCTTCAAAGTGGATGAGCTGGGCAAAACCCAAACTATGGCCACCAGCTTTGGAGCCCACGGCGCATGCACCCACCAAGTGCCTTCCAACGGGGGGATGAGGGCGATGCTGGTGAGCAGGGTGATTGCAGGGAGAGTGAAACAGAGCCAATCAGATGATGATGGTGGTGAGTATGATTCAGTTTCCAGCTCGGACGAGCTGTCCGTCTTCAGTCCCAGTGCTATCCTTCCTTGCTTTGTTGTGCTCTACAGAGGTGTCTAA
- the LOC122037022 gene encoding uncharacterized protein LOC122037022 isoform X2 yields MELLCSFIIKVLICPQSMSNWSSMSKMQMDNGSSWGPLRSLFSYRYRQELKRKSNNKKKNWKKIGCSGSLCRMRDSSSVISPAAVVKSSEANNKLASDSSCNSSSRSLKAPSDGITGAISTSFSSNSSSSVTASSSSASSSLEGSFGAMHLRGVSGCYECRDIFMTPDDLELHQIQKHAVSEMGVQDSSRKIIELIFLSSWLKKQAPIPNIERVLKVQNTPTTTSRFEAYRDFIRDKANKPPLKHSRCIADGNELLRFYCTSVGCSVGLHGAPTLCQSASLCSLCGILRDGFKVDELGKTQTMATSFGAHGACTHQVPSNGGMRAMLVSRVIAGRVKQSQSDDDGGEYDSVSSSDELSVFSPSAILPCFVVLYRGV; encoded by the exons ATGGAACTACTTTGCAGCTTCATTATTAAAGTATTGATATGCCCACAGT CAATGAGCAACTGGAGCAGCATGAGCAAGATGCAAATGGACAATGGATCTTCCTGGGGACCTCTGAGAAGCTTATTCTCATATCGATATCGGCAAGAGCTGAAAAGGAAGAGCAATAACAAGAAGAAGAACTGGAAGAAGATTGGATGCTCGGGGTCTCTATGTAGGATGAGAGACAGTTCTAGTGTCATAAGCCCAGCAGCAGTAGTAAAGAGTTCTGAAGCTAACAACAAATTGGCCTCAGACAGCAGTTGTAATAGTTCAAGCAGATCCTTGAAAGCCCCCTCTGATGGCATCACTGGAGCAATCTCAACCTCTTTTTCTTCAAACTCATCCTCTTCTGTCACTGCTTCCTCGTCCTCAGCATCCTCCTCTTTAGAAGGATCTTTTGGAGCAATGCATTTGAGGGGGGTTTCAGGGTGCTACGAGTGCAGGGACATTTTTATGACTCCTGATGATCTTGAGCTTCACCAGATACAAAAGCACGCAG TGTCTGAAATGGGCGTTCAAGACTCGAGCAGAAAAATAATTGAACTGATATTCCTTTCAAGCTGGCTCAAGAAGCAAGCTCCAATCCCCAACATAGAGAGAGTGCTCAAGGTCCAAAACACCCCCACCACCACATCGAGGTTCGAGGCCTACAGAGACTTCATCAGGGACAAGGCTAACAAGCCTCCATTGAAGCACTCGAGGTGCATTGCCGATGGCAATGAACTCCTACGCTTCTACTGCACCAGTGTTGGCTGCTCTGTCGGCCTTCATGGCGCCCCGACCCTCTGCCAATCAGCCTCACTCTGCAGTCTCTGTGGCATTCTACGCGATGGCTTCAAAGTGGATGAGCTGGGCAAAACCCAAACTATGGCCACCAGCTTTGGAGCCCACGGCGCATGCACCCACCAAGTGCCTTCCAACGGGGGGATGAGGGCGATGCTGGTGAGCAGGGTGATTGCAGGGAGAGTGAAACAGAGCCAATCAGATGATGATGGTGGTGAGTATGATTCAGTTTCCAGCTCGGACGAGCTGTCCGTCTTCAGTCCCAGTGCTATCCTTCCTTGCTTTGTTGTGCTCTACAGAGGTGTCTAA